The following nucleotide sequence is from Thermoanaerobacterales bacterium.
TTCTGGGTAACACCGGTGCTGTGGCCGGACTTCCGGCGCCAGCACCTTACCGAGGGTCTCCTTGAGTATCAGCGGCGCGAACGCCGGTTCGGGGGGCGGACAAAGTGCTAGGGATGAGGGTGCTCACGGCTCTGGTCGGCGTACCGGCATTGCTCGCCGTCGCCTGGGTGGGCGGGCCGGCGCTCCTGGTCCTGCTGGCGGTGCTGGCAGTCCTGGCGGCCGAAGAGCTGTGCCGCCTGTTGCGCAAGGACCGCCCGCACAGGGGCCTTGCTTTTGTGGGAGTCTTAGCGCTTCTGGCCGGCGCATATTTTCTTGAAGGGGACTTTCCGGGCTTTCTACCGGCCGCATTGTTATTACTCTACCTGACGGCAATGGTCCTCTTTTTCCCGCGTTTTAACGGGCGGTCCTTCTGCTCCACGCTGGTCGCTGCGGGGTATCCCGCGCTGTTGGCCTACCTCTATGTCCTGCGCGTGCGGCCGGACGGGTGGGAATGGGTCCTATTCACGCTGCTTGCCACCTGGGCCTTTGATACTCTCGGCTACTTTGTGGGACTGACCCTTGGACGGGTGCGCATTACCCCGGGACTCTCGCCGAAGAAGAGCCTGGAGGGCCTGATAGGGGGGCTGGCGGGGGCGGTCCTGGTGGCCTATGTTTTCTCGCTGGTCACGGGGGCCGGGCCGCTCGCCCTGCTGCTTGTCCTGGGCTTCGCGGTCGCGGTCGGTGCGCAGGTCGGCGACCTGGCGGCCTCGGCCTTCAAGCGGTTCGCCGACGTTAAGGACGCCGGCCGGCTGCTTCCGGGCCACGGAGGGGTGCTTGACCGCTTTGACAGTTTACTTTTTTCGGCCCCCCTGGCCTATTTTCTAATTAACCTGCTGGGAGTGAAAATGCCGTGAGCGGTGTTTCGCCGCGACTGCAGCGCGTGGTCTGGACGGCGGCGGCCGTATTACTGGTGGCCGCCAACGCCGTCCTGCTGGCCCGGGTGGCGGGATTCGCCCTGCCCATCCTGGCGCCCTTTATTGTTGCCGCTCTGGCGGCGCTGTTCCTAGAGCCGGCGGTACGCTTCTTCCATGTGCGCCTGAGGTTTCCGCGTTTCCTGGCGGCCCTGACGGCGATCCTACTTACGGTGGGCAGCCTGGGTTTGTTGGTGACATTGGGCATCCTGCGCCTGATCGCCGAACTCGGGAGCCTTTCCAATGCGCTGCCGGCCTATGTGGCTGCGCTGCGCGCCTTCGCGGAAGGCCTGATCAGCCGGGGGATAGTCTTCTACGGCCATCTGCCGCCCGCGGTGAGCGACTACGTTGACAACGCCGTTAAGGCGGCCAGCCAGAGCGTTGAATCGGGGCTGGCAACGGTCGTGAACGGTGTCTTGGCGGGCCTGGGCAAGCTCCCCGGCGCCTTTTTCATCGCCCTGATTATCCTGCTGGGCACCTATTTCTTCAGCCGGGACCTCCAGCCGATGAAGGAATTGTGGCTGCGGTGGCTCCCCGGTACCTGGGGCCGGGACAGCCTGGACGTCGCCCGGCAGGCTTTTAACGCTTTCCGGGGCTACCTGCGGGCGCAGGCGGTCCTGGTTTCGATCAGCACGGCCGTCGCCATAACCGGCCTGGTGCTGATCGGCTCGCCGTATGCGGTCAGCCTGGGTCTCCTGACGGGTTTCTTCGACCTTATCCCAGTGCTGGGGCCGAGCACAGTCTTTGTGCCCTGGATTGTATGGTCGGTTTTGACAGGGGCCACCGGCTTCGCGGTGAAACTGGGGATCGTCCTGGGAATCATCCTCGTGTTACGGCAACTCCTGGAGGCGAAGGTCATCGCGATGAGCCTCGGAGTGCACCCGCTGGCCGTCCTGGCGGCGATGTATATCGGCCTTAAAACCCTGGGGGTGCTCGGCCTGGTTATAGGACCGATCCTGTTGATTATCATCCAGGCCGCGGTGAAAGCCTACCTTAAATCACGTAGTGGACTATAATAAAGCTGGAGGAACACATGACCGGAAGGAAAAAGCGCATCAGTGTCCTTGGGAGCACGGGATCCATCGGCCGGCAGGCCCTGGATATTGTGGCCGCCCATCCGGAAAGGCTGCAGGTGGTCGGCCTCGCCGCCGGGAGGAACTGGGAAGCGTTGCTTGAACAGTGCCGGCGCTTCCGGCCGGAGGTGGCGGCGGTGGCGACGACCGCGGACGCCGCGCGGCTGAAGGCGGAACTTGGCCGGAAGACCGAGGTCGTCTGGGGGAAAGAGGGCCTGAAGGCGGTGGCCGCCTGGCCGGCGGCGGACACCGCCCTGGTGGCCGTTTCCGGCACGGTCGGCCTGGAGCCGGTTTTGGCGGCCGTCGCCGCGGGAAAA
It contains:
- a CDS encoding phosphatidate cytidylyltransferase, whose product is MRVLTALVGVPALLAVAWVGGPALLVLLAVLAVLAAEELCRLLRKDRPHRGLAFVGVLALLAGAYFLEGDFPGFLPAALLLLYLTAMVLFFPRFNGRSFCSTLVAAGYPALLAYLYVLRVRPDGWEWVLFTLLATWAFDTLGYFVGLTLGRVRITPGLSPKKSLEGLIGGLAGAVLVAYVFSLVTGAGPLALLLVLGFAVAVGAQVGDLAASAFKRFADVKDAGRLLPGHGGVLDRFDSLLFSAPLAYFLINLLGVKMP
- the ytvI gene encoding sporulation integral membrane protein YtvI, which produces MSGVSPRLQRVVWTAAAVLLVAANAVLLARVAGFALPILAPFIVAALAALFLEPAVRFFHVRLRFPRFLAALTAILLTVGSLGLLVTLGILRLIAELGSLSNALPAYVAALRAFAEGLISRGIVFYGHLPPAVSDYVDNAVKAASQSVESGLATVVNGVLAGLGKLPGAFFIALIILLGTYFFSRDLQPMKELWLRWLPGTWGRDSLDVARQAFNAFRGYLRAQAVLVSISTAVAITGLVLIGSPYAVSLGLLTGFFDLIPVLGPSTVFVPWIVWSVLTGATGFAVKLGIVLGIILVLRQLLEAKVIAMSLGVHPLAVLAAMYIGLKTLGVLGLVIGPILLIIIQAAVKAYLKSRSGL